A window of Halopelagius inordinatus genomic DNA:
CCTGACGGGCCGTCCCGTCGCGGAGGCGGACATCGCCCTCGCCCGGTCGCGGTTCTCCGTCCCGGCGAACCACCGCTTCACCATGGACGACTGGGCGGAGGGCAAACCCCACCCGCACGCTCTCACTACTCTCGCGGAACGGTTGGAGGCCGACAGCGTCGTCTTCGTCGGCGACACGTTGGACGACGTGCGCACCGCCGTCAACGCCGCCGCGGCGGACGACTCCCGGACGTACCGCGGCGTCGGCGTCCTCACCGGCGGCCTCACCGGCGAGGCGGGCAGAGACAAGTACGAGACGGCCGGTGCCGCGGCAGTCGTAGACTCCGTCAACGACCTGCCGGACCTGCTGACGCCCGCCGACGAGTAAGTTTACGACCGCTCCCCCGCACACGTCCGTCATGGACGCGCTTCGAATCGAACGGCTCTGTTGGTCGCTCCCCCTCGGCGGCTTTCTGGCGGTGCTCGTGGCCGGTCTGGTGGTCCCCGACCCGACCGGAACGCTCTGGGTCGCGGGCGCGCTTTCGGCCTGCCTCGTCACCGTCCCGTTCTCCTTTTGGTTCCTCGCGCGGTTCGAGTCGCCGGACGCGACGGCGGGCGACCTGACCGTTCAGTGGACGGCGCTTTTCACCGTGGTCGTCTCGCTCAACGCGCTGTTGAACGCCGTCGGCGTCGGCGGGTTCGCGAACAACCTGGTCTCTTTCGGCGGCGGGTACGCCGCGGCGAGTCGCGCCCGTCGGTGGAACCCCCTCCGACGCCGCGGGGGTGCGTCGGCGTGAGAGACACGCTCTCGCACCTCGTCCGGTTCTTGGCGGTGATGCTTCTCGTGGACGCAGTCGGCCTCGGCGCGTGGGCACTGTTCCCGGCGGGGACCGCCCCGCGGACGTACGTCCTCTTCGGGACGCTTCTCGTCGCCCCCATCGTCGCCTTTCTCGTGACGTACGGTCCGGAAGTCGTCTCCGAAACGGACTGACGACACCGGCAGACGCGCCCGGTCACGCAACGCTTTACCGGGTTCCGTCCGCACCCTGACCTATGCGAATCGCACTCCTCGGTGGGACGGGCGACATCGGCGAGGGACTCGCCCTCCGGTGGGCCTACCACACGGACCACGACGTCGTTATCGGCTCTCGCGACCCCGAGAGGGCGCGCGAGAAGGCCGACGAGTACGAGACGGAACTGTCGAGTCGCGGCCGCGACCGGAAGGTGAACGGCTTCGTCAACGAGATGGCGGCCGACCGGGCGAAGGTAGTCGTCCTCGCCGTGCCGCCGTACCACGTCGCGGATACCGTGGAAGCAGTCGCCGACAGTCTCGAAGACGGGGACGTACTCGTCACGCCCGCCGCGGGCGTCAAACGCGAGGACGACGGGTTCCACTACCACCCACCGGGTGCGGGCAGCGTCACGCAACTCGTCGCCGACGCCGCGCCAGACGGGGTGAGCGTCGTCGGCGCGTTCCACAACCTCGCGGCGGGACGCCTCGCGAATCTGGACGCCGAACTCGGCATCGACACGCTTCTCGTCGCGGACGACCCGGACGCAAAGGAGACCGTCAGACTGCTCGCAGAAGAGATAGAAGGTCTCCGCGCACTCGACGCCGGCGGCATCGGAAACGCCGCCGAAGTCGAGTCCGTGACGCCCCTCCTCATCAACGTCGCACAGAACAACGACGGGATGCACGACTTGGGCGTTCGCTTCGAGTAAGGCTCAAAACCGGCTCTGCAGTTCCTCGCGCAGGTCGTCCAGCGACGCGTCGTGCGTCGCCAACACGACCAACAGGTGATAGACCAAGTCGGCGCTCTCGTACAGCAGTTCCTCTCTGTCGTCGTCTTTCGCGGCGAGAATCGTCTCCGTCGCCTCCTCGCCGAGTTTCTCTAAGGCGTAGTTCTCGCCTTTCTCGTGGGTGAAAAGCGTCGTCGTGTACGAGTCCTCGGGCAACTCCTCTCTTCGGGACTCGATGGTCGAGAACAGTTCGTCGAGTACCTCCTCTCTGGGCGTGTCGTCGTCCATACCGGCGCGTCGGACGACGGGGGCAAAACACGCCCGGTTCTCCCGTCCGGGTCAGTCCGAGACTGCCCCGACTTCGACGTCGCCCTCGAAGAACACCATGTCGTGGAGTCGGCTGTCGGTCGTCAGTTCGGGGTGAAACGAGGTGCCGACGACGGGGCCTTGACGGACGGCCACCGGCTTTCCGTCCCACTCGGCGAGGACGTCGACGCCCTCGCCCACCTCGTCGATGACGGGCGCGCGGATGAAGACGGCGGGAAACGGTTCGTCCAGTCCGGTCACCGCCAACGGTGCCTCGAAACTGTCCGCCTGGCGGCCGAACGCGTTGCGGTCGACGCTCACGTCGAGAAGCGAGAGGGGGGTCACCCGGTCGTCTTTGGCGTCGCGGGAGGCGACGATGAGGCCCGCGCAGGTGGCCAACACCGGCTTGCCTCGCTCGACGTGTTCGACTATCTCCTCGTCGATTCCCTCGCGCGCCAACAGCCGAGAGATGGCGGTCGATTCTCCGCCCGGCATCAGCAACGCGTCGCAGTCGGGGACGCGTCCGGACTGGCGTATCTCGACGACTTCGACGTCCTCGCCGTGGGCGCTCGCGGCCCGGCGGATGGCGTCTGCGTGTTCGGATA
This region includes:
- the npdG gene encoding NADPH-dependent F420 reductase: MRIALLGGTGDIGEGLALRWAYHTDHDVVIGSRDPERAREKADEYETELSSRGRDRKVNGFVNEMAADRAKVVVLAVPPYHVADTVEAVADSLEDGDVLVTPAAGVKREDDGFHYHPPGAGSVTQLVADAAPDGVSVVGAFHNLAAGRLANLDAELGIDTLLVADDPDAKETVRLLAEEIEGLRALDAGGIGNAAEVESVTPLLINVAQNNDGMHDLGVRFE
- the pdxT gene encoding pyridoxal 5'-phosphate synthase glutaminase subunit PdxT; this translates as MLRAGVVAVQGDVSEHADAIRRAASAHGEDVEVVEIRQSGRVPDCDALLMPGGESTAISRLLAREGIDEEIVEHVERGKPVLATCAGLIVASRDAKDDRVTPLSLLDVSVDRNAFGRQADSFEAPLAVTGLDEPFPAVFIRAPVIDEVGEGVDVLAEWDGKPVAVRQGPVVGTSFHPELTTDSRLHDMVFFEGDVEVGAVSD
- the hisE gene encoding phosphoribosyl-ATP diphosphatase; translation: MDDDTPREEVLDELFSTIESRREELPEDSYTTTLFTHEKGENYALEKLGEEATETILAAKDDDREELLYESADLVYHLLVVLATHDASLDDLREELQSRF